One genomic segment of Gemmatimonadota bacterium includes these proteins:
- a CDS encoding helix-turn-helix domain-containing protein: MKWFREQAKMTQDELATALQLKDRQSVSDIENGKRRVDAEELVSLSRLFHVPVEALLDPFKLVGEGCFNFRVEALSPSAVDEFAERAGSWIATYRELGRQAGIEPTFLGQKLELSKYSSFEDAAASAEGIRERWRLGESPAESLQHAIERELGVLVLYVDAPHGLSGAASHLPGLQTILVNRSEVPSRRAFDLAHELFHVLTWDAMPPGRVESWEPAATKGNRVEQLANVFAASLLMPEKSVRSFCEPRRSQPS, encoded by the coding sequence GTGAAGTGGTTTCGAGAGCAGGCGAAGATGACACAGGATGAGCTGGCAACTGCGCTTCAGCTCAAGGACCGCCAGTCGGTCTCCGACATCGAGAACGGTAAGCGTCGCGTTGACGCGGAGGAGCTGGTCTCCCTCTCGAGGCTCTTCCACGTTCCCGTCGAGGCTCTCCTCGATCCCTTTAAGCTCGTTGGTGAGGGCTGTTTCAACTTCCGAGTTGAGGCGCTATCCCCGAGTGCCGTCGATGAGTTCGCCGAGCGCGCGGGGTCGTGGATTGCCACGTACCGTGAGCTCGGACGACAGGCGGGGATTGAGCCGACGTTTCTGGGCCAAAAGCTCGAACTAAGCAAGTATTCGTCTTTCGAGGATGCGGCTGCCAGCGCCGAGGGAATTCGAGAGCGATGGAGGCTGGGCGAATCTCCTGCTGAGTCACTACAGCACGCAATCGAGCGCGAGCTTGGAGTGCTGGTGCTCTACGTGGATGCTCCGCACGGCCTTTCGGGGGCGGCGTCGCATCTCCCGGGGCTCCAGACGATCCTTGTGAATCGCAGCGAGGTGCCCAGCCGCCGAGCCTTTGACCTCGCTCACGAACTGTTCCATGTGCTGACCTGGGATGCGATGCCTCCGGGACGCGTGGAGTCATGGGAACCTGCTGCGACCAAAGGCAATCGCGTGGAACAGTTAGCGAATGTCTTCGCCGCTTCCCTGCTCATGCCGGAGAAGTCAGTGCGCTCGTTTTGCGAACCGCGCCGGAGCCAACCTTCGTGA